The following are encoded together in the Roseobacter denitrificans OCh 114 genome:
- a CDS encoding transglutaminase-like cysteine peptidase — protein sequence MKGLFLGLAVGVALAVSTVPVAAAGNVGSAFLVAQKPAKAPSGFIGLCARYDWVCSATKARGNVTAEHISLAKTINRTVNRQVKEIEDLRQYGKEEHWALPSARGGDCEDLVLLKKKMLVERGVPSDALLIATVLDRKLNSHAVLVMRTKAGDLVLDNLTNKIKPWKETGYTFLKLQNPKSLNRWDAVLAGGVISDRPTASR from the coding sequence GTGAAAGGGTTGTTTCTTGGTTTGGCCGTTGGCGTGGCACTTGCGGTGAGCACTGTGCCTGTCGCCGCTGCCGGAAATGTTGGCAGCGCGTTTCTTGTGGCGCAAAAGCCGGCAAAGGCACCGTCCGGGTTTATCGGGCTGTGTGCGCGCTACGATTGGGTTTGTTCTGCAACAAAAGCGCGCGGCAACGTAACCGCCGAGCATATTTCATTGGCAAAAACCATCAATCGAACGGTCAACCGCCAGGTCAAGGAAATCGAGGATCTGCGCCAATATGGCAAGGAAGAGCACTGGGCGCTGCCCTCTGCGCGCGGCGGAGACTGCGAAGATCTCGTGTTGTTGAAAAAGAAAATGCTGGTGGAGCGTGGTGTTCCTTCGGACGCACTTTTGATCGCCACCGTTCTGGACCGCAAACTCAACAGTCACGCGGTTCTGGTTATGCGCACAAAGGCGGGTGATCTCGTGCTCGACAATCTGACAAACAAGATCAAGCCATGGAAAGAAACGGGCTACACGTTCCTGAAGCTTCAAAACCCCAAGTCGCTGAACCGGTGGGATGCCGTGCTGGCCGGCGGTGTCATTTCTGACCGGCCTACTGCGTCGCGCTGA
- a CDS encoding VPLPA-CTERM sorting domain-containing protein produces the protein MVRYVMFAACAAVLSATSSVASTISGDFSGSISDPRGSNTTPMRTVGQNTDTLYWGTPNATSRNVNKSNSSVLSVHGQSFNHTFSGPGDVLLGSISWVNHSNWFAGRRWSSVLSLDIDFDTASGGVSQSLQVGFNTYNSIDGSVNTNRNERTGDNPDEISGFYIDTSDLNLPVALDGGLKVMDIFFRLDDAGTPGTRTGFLHNGQASGSTYDQSTGLWVNREGGSSTIGVYASIAAVPLPAGIWLMLSGLGSVLLARRFKRKTA, from the coding sequence GACTTCGTCTGTCGCAAGCACAATTTCCGGAGATTTTAGCGGCTCGATATCCGACCCGCGCGGCTCGAACACGACGCCGATGAGAACAGTGGGACAGAACACCGATACTTTGTATTGGGGTACGCCGAATGCCACCTCAAGAAATGTGAACAAGTCAAACTCCAGCGTGCTTTCCGTGCACGGTCAGTCATTTAACCATACGTTTTCCGGGCCAGGCGATGTCCTGCTGGGGTCGATTTCATGGGTAAATCACTCCAACTGGTTCGCCGGGCGGAGATGGAGCAGCGTGCTGTCCTTGGACATCGACTTCGACACGGCCAGCGGCGGTGTGTCACAATCGCTGCAAGTCGGGTTCAACACCTACAATTCGATCGACGGTTCGGTCAACACCAACAGGAACGAAAGAACCGGCGACAATCCTGACGAGATCAGCGGCTTTTACATTGACACTTCAGACCTGAATCTTCCTGTGGCGTTGGATGGCGGGTTAAAGGTGATGGATATCTTCTTCCGTCTTGACGATGCGGGCACGCCCGGTACCAGAACAGGCTTCCTTCACAACGGTCAGGCCTCTGGCAGCACGTACGATCAGTCAACAGGTCTATGGGTCAACCGCGAAGGCGGAAGCTCAACCATCGGCGTCTATGCATCCATCGCAGCCGTTCCTTTGCCAGCAGGCATCTGGTTGATGCTGTCAGGCCTCGGCAGCGTTCTCTTGGCCCGACGCTTCAAACGAAAAACGGCGTGA